One Rahnella sikkimica DNA window includes the following coding sequences:
- the radC gene encoding RadC family protein: MHLVNTVTNTFESDTTIIEMAKQILQGRMKVLDVTFNSSQSVKDFLSLDLAAEEREVFAVLFLNTQNKLIEYRRMFFGSVKSVDVYPREIIRAAMTLNASAFILSHNHPSGYSEPSEEDRRVTALIEKVAAMLELKLLDHIVVGNGTTVSFAERGWL, encoded by the coding sequence ATGCATCTCGTCAATACAGTTACAAACACATTTGAATCTGACACCACGATCATCGAAATGGCTAAACAGATACTCCAAGGCCGCATGAAGGTTCTGGATGTGACTTTCAATTCCAGTCAGTCTGTTAAAGATTTTCTGTCTTTGGATTTAGCCGCAGAGGAGAGAGAAGTTTTTGCGGTCCTATTCCTTAATACTCAAAACAAGCTGATCGAATATCGTCGGATGTTTTTTGGTTCCGTGAAAAGCGTCGATGTTTATCCGAGGGAGATTATTCGTGCAGCAATGACGTTGAATGCCAGTGCGTTCATCCTTTCTCATAATCACCCTTCAGGTTATTCAGAGCCAAGCGAAGAAGATCGTCGCGTAACGGCTCTAATTGAAAAGGTCGCGGCAATGCTGGAGTTGAAGTTACTTGATCATATCGTCGTCGGTAACGGAACTACGGTTTCTTTTGCTGAGCGTGGTTGGCTTTAA
- a CDS encoding ParA family protein, with protein MSINQASALGKVIVVGNQKGGVVKSQSSNEISYNLQQSGFKTLCIDMDWTAGFTERTFPEGMPLEIEREPFKHEFTPGGAHTHQLFFINTDVQPIVLADGRHFIGTTYELNEINYRPTDCIFDFKDRVEALREKYDFIVIDSNPSYSNVMIASHLVADYLIIPTLLEKSSRNGVAKQLAYMQKIKKNYNPRLSFLGVYVTQAVVSNYKKELLEGRFTAVDTENLRMLFEILQNSGYDDSKVLAYISYVATTAKEAIELGLTFKEYSPNSLPAKQYDELTHKLVKLIQEADRG; from the coding sequence ATGAGCATCAATCAGGCTTCTGCGCTCGGTAAAGTTATCGTTGTTGGTAATCAGAAAGGTGGCGTAGTTAAATCACAATCGTCTAACGAGATCTCTTATAACCTCCAGCAGTCAGGCTTTAAAACTCTTTGTATCGATATGGACTGGACCGCCGGCTTTACCGAGCGCACTTTTCCAGAAGGAATGCCGTTAGAAATAGAGCGTGAACCTTTCAAGCATGAGTTCACACCGGGCGGCGCCCACACGCATCAACTGTTTTTCATAAATACTGACGTTCAGCCCATTGTTTTGGCTGATGGCCGCCATTTTATAGGTACCACCTATGAGTTGAACGAGATCAACTATCGCCCGACTGATTGCATCTTCGATTTCAAAGATCGCGTTGAAGCGCTTCGGGAAAAATATGATTTCATCGTTATCGATTCTAACCCGTCGTATTCAAACGTAATGATAGCGAGCCATCTTGTGGCCGATTATTTGATCATCCCAACGTTGCTTGAGAAGTCATCACGAAATGGCGTGGCCAAGCAGCTGGCTTACATGCAGAAAATCAAAAAGAACTACAACCCGCGGCTGTCATTCCTCGGCGTATACGTTACTCAAGCTGTGGTGTCGAATTACAAGAAAGAGTTGCTTGAGGGACGGTTCACCGCAGTAGATACCGAAAACCTCCGGATGCTGTTTGAGATCCTTCAAAACAGTGGATACGACGATTCAAAAGTATTGGCGTATATCTCTTACGTAGCTACCACAGCAAAAGAAGCGATAGAGCTGGGTCTGACGTTTAAAGAGTACTCGCCTAACTCGTTACCGGCTAAACAGTATGACGAACTGACTCATAAGCTGGTGAAGCTGATCCAGGAGGCTGACCGTGGCTAA
- a CDS encoding ParB/RepB/Spo0J family partition protein — MAKNFKQQIAARNKQGAQQPSVPGVQENLIQRETAAAPAAAGGGHNLLSDIARPELIAGGQIVRVRLSEVYATEQVRPDEDFEESTLEGLSDTFSEVGILTPPRAFPRDKDGYRIWLGETRVRAARRRGDEFIDLYVGTPPDDDKKRLLGQLIENLHQSGLKPLATANSMLKLKNDWGMTGEQIAKSLGKPTAFVSKHMRLCDAPAVITSLLKDKITADVDLVYTLCQIYDAAPEEASRLATIARQEKLTRSQAKSVLDGIKGRKPKQAPKTKEKPQLTDDLKQDGEQHEPDNETLTGNAQTSADLHQADVVVPSSDVREGLPKVMVTLGQEHGHILLKVPAESDMIWVQFPSGERCVEAISLIVRGVKEA; from the coding sequence GTGGCTAAGAATTTCAAGCAGCAAATTGCCGCGCGCAATAAACAAGGTGCTCAACAACCCTCGGTACCTGGCGTTCAGGAAAACCTGATCCAGCGAGAAACCGCGGCCGCTCCCGCAGCTGCAGGCGGCGGACATAACTTACTGTCAGATATCGCACGTCCTGAACTGATTGCCGGTGGCCAGATAGTACGGGTGCGTTTAAGCGAAGTGTATGCAACGGAGCAGGTGCGTCCAGATGAGGATTTCGAAGAGTCGACGTTAGAAGGACTTTCAGACACTTTCTCTGAAGTCGGTATTCTCACCCCTCCTCGGGCTTTTCCGCGCGATAAGGACGGATACCGCATTTGGTTAGGGGAAACACGTGTCCGGGCAGCACGACGCCGCGGGGATGAGTTCATCGATCTTTATGTAGGCACGCCCCCAGATGATGACAAAAAACGACTGCTTGGGCAGCTGATTGAAAACTTACACCAGTCAGGATTAAAGCCACTGGCTACAGCTAACTCAATGCTCAAATTGAAAAATGACTGGGGTATGACTGGGGAACAGATAGCTAAGTCACTCGGTAAACCGACGGCATTTGTAAGTAAACACATGCGCTTGTGCGATGCGCCGGCGGTGATCACCTCTCTGCTGAAAGACAAGATCACTGCTGATGTAGATTTAGTTTATACACTTTGCCAAATCTACGACGCGGCGCCTGAGGAAGCATCTCGTTTAGCGACTATCGCCAGACAGGAAAAGCTAACGCGTTCGCAGGCGAAATCAGTTCTGGATGGGATTAAGGGCCGTAAACCTAAACAGGCCCCTAAGACAAAAGAAAAACCGCAGTTAACAGACGATCTGAAACAGGATGGCGAGCAGCACGAGCCTGATAACGAAACCTTAACAGGCAATGCGCAAACTTCTGCCGATCTGCATCAAGCTGATGTTGTCGTACCATCAAGCGATGTTCGTGAGGGGTTGCCAAAAGTAATGGTTACCTTAGGTCAGGAGCATGGCCATATTCTCCTGAAAGTGCCTGCAGAAAGCGACATGATTTGGGTTCAATTTCCATCCGGTGAAAGATGCGTTGAAGCGATTTCTTTGATTGTCCGGGGAGTGAAGGAAGCATGA